One stretch of Microbacterium faecale DNA includes these proteins:
- a CDS encoding S9 family peptidase — protein MTAAPIAKKVLTTRSHHGRVFRDPYEWLREKESPAVISHLEAENAYAEERLAHLEPLREKLFDEIRSRVRETDLSVPIRRGDWWYYGRSIKDQQYGLQCRAPISDPEDWTPPVLSVDEKIPGEQVLFDANVEAADSEFFALGAFGVTLDGGTMLWGVDLAGDERYTVRVRDIDTGKPLPDVLEGIAAGASFTPDGRFILYSTVDDAWRPDRVWLHRVGDAGRDDDVEIFHESDEAFWVGAGYTRSRDFFQIVSGSNTTTDVTIMRADDVPLLYEGQDVDTYTVFSREDGVEYAVDHAVVDGEDWFYVLHNDGAEDFTLERVPVGNPAAEPETVIPHRAGVRLEDVDCLRDFAIVEYRSGGIARMGILDYASGEVREITFQEPLYTAGASGNPEWAQPIVRLNYDSLTTPATVLNYEVATDERTVLKQVEVLGGYDRDDYAQQRLWVPAADGTEIPVSLVWKRSFGTPGESPRPVHLYGYGAYEHSIDPHFSMSRLSMLDRGVVFAIAHVRGGGEMGRAWYENGKLARKRNSFTDFVDVARFLNDNGYTSPDRLVAEGGSAGGLLMGAVGNLAPEQFGGILADVPFVDALTTILDPSLPLTVIEWEEWGDPLHDETFYDYMRSYTPYENVRDDVTYPRILATTSLNDTRVYYVEPAKWVARLREVGADALLKCEMVAGHGGVSGRYNSWRERAYQLAWILDIFGIAE, from the coding sequence GTGACGGCAGCACCCATCGCGAAGAAGGTCCTCACGACACGTTCGCACCACGGTCGGGTGTTCCGCGACCCGTATGAGTGGCTGCGCGAGAAGGAGTCGCCCGCCGTCATCTCGCACCTGGAAGCCGAGAACGCGTACGCCGAAGAGCGACTGGCGCACCTCGAGCCGCTCCGGGAGAAGCTCTTCGACGAGATCCGGTCGCGGGTGCGCGAGACCGACCTGTCGGTGCCGATCCGCCGCGGCGACTGGTGGTACTACGGGCGCTCGATCAAGGACCAGCAGTACGGACTGCAGTGCCGTGCGCCGATCTCGGACCCGGAGGACTGGACGCCGCCGGTGCTGTCGGTCGACGAGAAGATCCCCGGTGAGCAGGTGCTCTTCGATGCGAACGTCGAGGCCGCCGACAGCGAGTTCTTCGCCCTCGGTGCCTTCGGCGTGACGCTCGACGGTGGCACCATGCTGTGGGGCGTCGACCTCGCCGGTGACGAGCGCTACACCGTGCGCGTACGCGACATCGATACCGGGAAACCACTGCCCGACGTGCTCGAAGGCATAGCGGCCGGCGCGAGCTTCACCCCGGACGGGCGTTTCATCCTCTACTCGACGGTCGACGACGCCTGGCGGCCGGACCGAGTATGGCTGCATCGCGTGGGAGATGCCGGCCGGGACGACGACGTCGAGATCTTCCATGAGTCCGACGAGGCGTTCTGGGTCGGCGCCGGATATACGCGCAGTCGTGACTTCTTCCAGATCGTGTCGGGGTCGAACACGACGACCGACGTGACGATCATGCGCGCCGACGATGTTCCACTCCTGTACGAGGGCCAGGACGTCGACACGTACACGGTGTTCTCACGCGAGGACGGCGTGGAGTACGCCGTCGACCACGCTGTCGTCGACGGCGAAGACTGGTTCTACGTCCTCCACAACGACGGCGCCGAGGACTTCACCCTCGAGCGCGTTCCCGTGGGCAACCCGGCGGCGGAGCCCGAGACTGTGATCCCGCACCGTGCCGGCGTCCGACTCGAAGACGTGGACTGTCTGCGGGACTTCGCGATCGTCGAGTATCGCTCCGGCGGCATCGCGCGCATGGGGATCCTCGACTACGCGAGCGGCGAGGTGCGCGAAATCACGTTCCAAGAGCCTCTCTACACGGCCGGTGCGTCCGGCAACCCCGAATGGGCGCAGCCCATCGTGCGGCTGAACTACGACTCTCTGACGACGCCCGCGACCGTGCTCAACTACGAGGTCGCCACCGACGAACGCACCGTGCTGAAGCAGGTCGAAGTGCTCGGCGGGTACGACCGCGACGACTACGCGCAGCAGCGGCTCTGGGTGCCCGCCGCTGACGGCACCGAGATCCCTGTCTCGCTCGTCTGGAAGCGTTCCTTCGGCACGCCGGGGGAGTCGCCGCGGCCCGTGCACCTCTACGGCTACGGCGCATACGAGCATTCGATCGATCCGCACTTCTCCATGTCGCGCCTGTCGATGCTCGACCGCGGCGTCGTCTTCGCCATCGCGCACGTGCGCGGCGGGGGCGAGATGGGCCGCGCCTGGTACGAGAACGGCAAGCTCGCCCGTAAGCGCAACAGTTTCACCGACTTCGTGGACGTCGCGCGCTTCCTGAATGACAACGGCTACACGAGCCCGGACCGCCTCGTCGCCGAAGGCGGTTCAGCGGGCGGCCTGCTCATGGGCGCCGTCGGCAACCTCGCCCCCGAGCAGTTCGGGGGGATCCTCGCCGACGTTCCGTTCGTCGACGCGCTTACGACCATCCTGGATCCGTCGCTCCCGCTCACGGTCATCGAGTGGGAGGAGTGGGGAGACCCGCTTCACGATGAGACCTTCTATGACTACATGCGCTCGTACACCCCGTATGAGAACGTGCGCGATGACGTCACCTACCCGCGGATCCTCGCGACGACCTCCCTCAACGACACCCGGGTGTACTACGTCGAGCCCGCCAAGTGGGTCGCCCGGTTGCGCGAGGTCGGCGCCGACGCGCTGCTGAAGTGCGAGATGGTCGCCGGACACGGCGGCGTCAGCGGTCGATACAACTCATGGCGCGAGCGGGCCTACCAGCTCGCCTGGATCCTCGACATCTTCGGCATCGCCGAATAG
- a CDS encoding CE1759 family FMN reductase → MSDERTIAVVSAGLSTPSSTRMLADRVTAAVTAELAGRGVEATASIFELRDVAHDITNHLLTGFAPKPLAEVNEAVAAADALVVVTPIFSTSYSGLFKSWLDALDRDALEGTPVLIGATAGTPRHSLAIDYAIRPLFTYLHAEPVTTGVFAASDDWGEGADRVAPLQKRIDRAARELADRLVGGPHRAAQDPYSPEAYLGGAASFADLLT, encoded by the coding sequence ATGAGTGACGAACGAACGATCGCCGTCGTCTCGGCGGGGCTCAGCACGCCGTCGTCGACGCGGATGCTCGCGGACCGCGTGACCGCCGCGGTCACGGCCGAGCTCGCCGGCCGGGGCGTCGAGGCGACCGCGAGCATCTTCGAACTGCGCGATGTCGCCCACGACATCACCAACCACCTCCTGACGGGCTTCGCTCCGAAGCCGCTCGCTGAGGTGAACGAGGCTGTTGCAGCCGCGGACGCGCTCGTCGTGGTGACGCCCATTTTCTCGACGAGCTATTCCGGGCTGTTCAAGAGCTGGCTCGACGCGCTCGATCGCGACGCGCTCGAGGGCACTCCGGTGCTGATCGGCGCCACGGCGGGCACCCCGCGCCACTCGCTCGCGATCGACTACGCGATCCGGCCGCTGTTCACCTACCTGCACGCCGAACCGGTCACGACGGGTGTCTTCGCCGCGTCCGACGACTGGGGCGAGGGCGCCGATCGTGTCGCGCCGCTGCAGAAGCGCATCGACCGCGCCGCGCGTGAACTCGCCGACCGGCTGGTGGGAGGGCCTCACCGCGCCGCGCAGGATCCGTACTCGCCCGAGGCCTATCTCGGCGGCGCCGCGTCCTTCGCGGATCTGCTCACCTGA
- a CDS encoding PrsW family intramembrane metalloprotease, with translation MTSFPGGKYDPRAFARPARADGAQISPAPASEPHLPVAQPSLVKEGRTVWVWTWPFIALFALATLAFFLREYGLAAPALASVIAFLPFAAVVLALLWLDRWEPEPVGMLVFATAWGAFVSIALTLLIGGFLYTAVPYATMFSWFGSVVQAPIVEEILKCLGILLILAMAKRSLDGTLDGIIYGGLVGAGFAFVENIKYFVEALLAGGVGELTTVFFLRAILSPFAHIMFTAACGFAVGLAVRRARPVFFPWLLGLLVAIALHAFWNASAAFAGFLLPYVLLQVPLFIVFIAVSIRIRRAELLLRRERLEDYVRAGWFTAPEADMLSTKPGRTAGLAWARSLPGDRRPIMRDFIHDGARLAWARQRAITGTDPLAAADEHALLARMMSTRARLLAPIGVGNDWSRGS, from the coding sequence ATGACGAGTTTTCCCGGAGGGAAGTACGACCCCCGCGCATTCGCCCGACCCGCGCGCGCCGACGGCGCGCAGATCTCTCCTGCGCCCGCGAGTGAGCCGCATCTGCCGGTCGCGCAGCCGTCGCTCGTCAAGGAGGGACGCACCGTCTGGGTGTGGACGTGGCCCTTCATCGCGCTCTTCGCGCTCGCCACGCTCGCGTTCTTCCTCAGGGAGTACGGACTCGCCGCACCGGCGCTCGCGTCGGTCATCGCCTTCCTGCCCTTCGCCGCTGTGGTGCTCGCGTTGCTCTGGCTCGACCGCTGGGAGCCCGAACCCGTCGGCATGCTGGTCTTCGCGACGGCGTGGGGCGCGTTCGTGTCGATCGCGCTGACCCTTCTGATCGGCGGGTTCCTCTATACGGCGGTGCCGTACGCGACCATGTTCTCGTGGTTCGGATCGGTCGTGCAGGCGCCCATCGTCGAGGAGATCCTGAAGTGCCTCGGCATCCTCCTGATCCTCGCGATGGCGAAGCGAAGCCTTGACGGCACGCTCGATGGCATCATCTACGGCGGCCTCGTTGGTGCCGGGTTCGCGTTCGTCGAGAACATCAAATACTTCGTCGAGGCGCTCCTGGCGGGCGGGGTCGGCGAGCTCACGACGGTGTTCTTCCTCCGCGCGATCCTCTCGCCGTTCGCGCACATCATGTTCACGGCAGCATGCGGCTTCGCGGTCGGTCTCGCAGTACGCCGCGCGCGGCCGGTGTTCTTCCCCTGGCTGCTGGGCCTCCTGGTCGCGATCGCCTTGCACGCCTTCTGGAACGCGAGCGCCGCATTCGCCGGTTTCCTCCTGCCGTACGTACTGCTCCAGGTGCCGCTGTTCATCGTGTTCATCGCCGTGTCGATCCGGATCCGTCGCGCGGAGCTGCTGCTGCGCCGAGAGCGTCTCGAAGATTACGTGCGCGCCGGTTGGTTCACGGCGCCCGAGGCAGACATGCTGTCGACGAAGCCGGGACGGACGGCAGGGCTCGCGTGGGCGCGCAGCCTGCCGGGCGATCGGCGCCCCATCATGCGCGACTTCATCCATGACGGCGCGCGACTCGCCTGGGCCCGCCAGCGCGCGATCACCGGGACGGACCCGCTCGCTGCCGCGGACGAGCACGCCCTCCTGGCGCGCATGATGAGTACCCGCGCGCGCCTCCTCGCGCCGATCGGGGTCGGTAACGATTGGTCGCGGGGGTCTTGA
- a CDS encoding glycosyltransferase gives MRVAIVTESFLPHMNGVTNSVLHVSRHLRDLGHEVLIVAPRAAGGSGSDVNHELPATALLASVPLPSYPDVRVAIASVAQLKRILAGFVPDVVHLASPAVLGWQGLVAADALGLPTVAVYQTDVIAYTSKYGVAGVAALAEAHVARLHRRATLSLVPSSAAERQLAALEVDRLWRWGRGVDSVKFSPAHRSDAWRQQVAPGERIIGYVGRLAPEKQVDDLRALTRIPGARLVIVGDGPERARLERELDGAVFTGFLDGGDLGRAVASFDVFVHPGEAETFCQTVQEALASGVPVVATGSGGPVDLVRSSIDGWLYAPGDLADLRRRVEDLLGDEAKRRSFGSAARDGVRQRTWRALTEQLVSHYAEAARLRRFDDRLVVRAATRPLTPVRRADTPRWRRFVALGDSLTEGLCDTSRMDEGHVRGWADRLATMLAESAREEFQYANLAVRSRRVRDLTSEQVPAALALDPDLVAIFMGANDLVTHVADPVRLAHQLEREVRRVRASGADVLLVMPFLPRRRAVRMFAGRFARFAHELRRIAWQTGSFLVDVEALPELADPEMFAEDRVHLASRGHRILSYRAAEILGVPDAVALGDLDDALHSADSSGRRWFTRHALPWIWRRLHGRAAGDGLSAKHSEYVVVPNHRGDRQGSDGAAAL, from the coding sequence ATGCGCGTCGCGATCGTCACCGAGAGCTTCCTTCCGCACATGAACGGCGTCACGAACTCCGTGCTGCACGTGTCGCGTCACCTCCGTGACCTCGGTCATGAGGTGCTCATCGTCGCGCCGCGCGCAGCGGGCGGATCCGGCTCGGACGTGAACCATGAGCTTCCGGCGACAGCGCTGCTCGCGTCGGTCCCGCTGCCGAGCTACCCGGACGTGCGCGTGGCGATCGCGTCGGTCGCGCAGCTCAAGCGGATCCTCGCGGGCTTCGTCCCCGACGTCGTGCACCTCGCCTCGCCGGCCGTGCTGGGATGGCAGGGGCTCGTGGCCGCGGATGCCCTCGGCCTCCCGACGGTCGCCGTCTACCAGACTGATGTCATCGCCTACACCTCGAAGTACGGGGTGGCGGGCGTCGCCGCTCTCGCGGAGGCGCACGTCGCGCGGCTGCATCGTCGGGCGACGCTGTCTCTCGTACCCTCGAGCGCCGCGGAGCGTCAGCTCGCCGCGCTCGAGGTCGACCGTCTCTGGCGGTGGGGGCGTGGCGTCGACTCGGTGAAGTTCTCGCCCGCGCATCGGTCGGATGCGTGGCGGCAACAGGTGGCGCCCGGCGAACGGATCATCGGCTACGTCGGACGCCTCGCCCCGGAGAAGCAGGTCGACGACCTGCGGGCATTGACGCGGATCCCCGGGGCGCGACTCGTGATCGTCGGCGACGGACCCGAGCGCGCCCGGCTCGAGCGCGAGCTCGACGGAGCCGTCTTCACGGGGTTCCTTGACGGCGGCGATCTCGGCCGGGCGGTCGCCAGCTTCGACGTGTTCGTGCATCCGGGCGAGGCAGAGACGTTCTGTCAGACCGTCCAGGAGGCGCTCGCGAGCGGCGTTCCGGTCGTCGCGACGGGATCGGGTGGTCCCGTCGATCTCGTCCGCAGTTCGATCGATGGGTGGCTCTACGCCCCGGGAGACCTCGCCGACCTCCGCCGGCGCGTCGAGGACCTCCTGGGCGACGAGGCGAAGCGACGGTCCTTCGGATCCGCGGCGCGTGATGGGGTGCGGCAGCGCACCTGGCGAGCGCTCACCGAGCAGCTGGTGTCGCACTACGCAGAAGCGGCGCGGCTGCGGCGCTTCGACGATCGTCTCGTCGTCCGCGCCGCGACGCGCCCGCTCACGCCCGTCCGGCGTGCCGATACACCGCGCTGGCGACGGTTCGTCGCGCTCGGCGATTCGCTGACCGAGGGCCTGTGCGATACGTCGCGCATGGACGAGGGACACGTCCGCGGCTGGGCGGATCGGCTTGCGACGATGCTCGCGGAGAGCGCGCGGGAGGAGTTCCAGTACGCGAATCTGGCGGTGCGCAGTCGCCGCGTGCGTGACCTGACGAGCGAGCAGGTTCCTGCCGCGCTCGCGCTGGATCCGGACCTCGTCGCCATCTTCATGGGAGCGAACGACCTCGTCACGCACGTCGCGGACCCGGTGCGCCTCGCGCATCAGCTCGAACGCGAAGTGCGCCGCGTGCGCGCGAGCGGAGCCGACGTGCTGCTCGTGATGCCGTTCCTCCCGCGCCGGCGCGCCGTGCGGATGTTCGCTGGTCGCTTCGCCCGATTCGCGCACGAGCTGCGACGCATCGCGTGGCAGACCGGGTCATTCCTCGTCGACGTCGAGGCACTTCCCGAGCTCGCGGATCCCGAGATGTTCGCGGAGGACCGCGTGCATCTCGCGAGTCGCGGGCACCGGATTCTGTCGTACCGCGCCGCTGAGATCCTCGGCGTTCCTGACGCAGTGGCGCTCGGCGACCTCGACGATGCGCTGCACTCCGCGGACTCGTCCGGTCGGCGCTGGTTCACCCGTCACGCGCTGCCGTGGATCTGGCGTCGGCTGCACGGGCGCGCCGCCGGCGACGGCCTGTCGGCGAAGCACAGCGAGTACGTCGTCGTCCCGAATCACCGGGGCGACCGTCAGGGGTCCGACGGCGCCGCGGCGCTCTGA
- the rpsO gene encoding 30S ribosomal protein S15, with protein sequence MALEADVKKSIIEEYATHPGDTGSPEVQVALLSRRISDLTEHLKEHRHDHHSRRGLFLLVGQRRRLLGYLQRVDIARYRALIARIGLRR encoded by the coding sequence ATGGCACTGGAAGCTGACGTCAAGAAGTCGATCATCGAAGAGTACGCGACGCACCCCGGTGACACCGGATCCCCCGAGGTGCAGGTTGCTCTGCTGTCGCGGCGCATCTCCGACCTGACCGAGCACCTCAAGGAGCACAGGCACGACCACCACTCGCGTCGTGGGCTGTTCCTGCTCGTCGGTCAGCGCCGCCGCCTTCTCGGCTACCTGCAGCGCGTCGACATCGCGCGTTACCGCGCGCTGATTGCGCGCATCGGTCTCCGTCGCTAA
- a CDS encoding phosphodiesterase yields the protein MSFGQHAPASHTLVHISDTHLLGANPRLGGTIDVRANLQAMLDRIERLDRADAIIITGDLTDLGEPDAYRELKRLVEPVAARMAAPVLWVAGNHDERPAMRRDLLGEDPSERAIYTAIDVGGLRVIALDSSVPGWHHGRIDDEQLRWLRETLAAPAPRGTIVALHHPPLPSHVPMFDILELQNQAALADVIDGSDVRAVLAGHLHYSMSGSFAGVPAFVAAASCYTMDVARPPRRINGMDAGQTFHLVHVYDDQITSTVVPVDAADPAEVFTPEWYEQVERMTPADRLEFFSRKRPEPLA from the coding sequence ATGTCGTTCGGTCAGCACGCTCCCGCCTCCCACACTCTCGTCCACATCAGCGACACGCACCTGCTCGGCGCGAACCCGCGTCTCGGCGGCACGATCGACGTGCGGGCCAATCTGCAGGCGATGCTCGACCGGATCGAGCGCCTCGACCGTGCCGACGCGATCATCATCACCGGAGATCTGACCGACCTCGGCGAGCCCGACGCGTATCGCGAGCTGAAGCGTCTCGTCGAGCCCGTTGCCGCGCGCATGGCGGCGCCCGTGCTGTGGGTGGCGGGGAACCACGACGAGCGGCCCGCGATGCGCCGCGACCTGTTGGGCGAGGACCCGTCTGAGCGCGCGATCTACACCGCGATCGACGTCGGCGGCCTGCGCGTGATCGCGCTCGACTCATCGGTTCCCGGCTGGCATCACGGCCGCATCGACGACGAGCAGCTGCGCTGGCTGCGTGAGACGCTCGCGGCGCCCGCGCCGCGCGGCACGATCGTCGCCCTGCATCATCCGCCGCTGCCGAGCCACGTTCCGATGTTCGACATCCTCGAGCTGCAGAACCAAGCAGCACTCGCAGACGTGATCGACGGATCCGACGTGCGCGCCGTGCTCGCTGGCCACCTGCACTATTCGATGAGCGGATCCTTCGCGGGGGTTCCGGCCTTCGTCGCGGCGGCGAGCTGCTACACGATGGACGTCGCTCGTCCGCCGCGCCGGATCAACGGCATGGACGCGGGACAGACCTTCCATCTCGTGCACGTGTACGACGACCAGATCACCAGCACCGTCGTTCCCGTCGACGCCGCCGACCCGGCCGAGGTCTTCACACCCGAGTGGTACGAACAAGTGGAGCGGATGACTCCCGCCGACCGTCTCGAGTTCTTCTCGCGAAAGCGGCCCGAGCCGTTAGCCTGA
- a CDS encoding LLM class flavin-dependent oxidoreductase, producing MNDTNSTAMQFGLMSVSDITRDPVSGETPSEAQRIRDIVRIATHAEEAGLDVFALGEHHNPPFFSSSPTTTLAFIAAQTERLILSTATTLITTNDPVKIAEDYAMLQHLAGGRTDLIMGRGNTGPVYPWFGKDIREGLPLAIENYQLLHRLWREDVVDFEGRFRTALNGFTSTPRPLDDVPPFVWHGSIRTPEIAEQAAYYGDGFFANNIFWPKEHYQRLIGLYRQRYAHYGHGTPEQAIVGLGGQAFMAKNSQDAADQFRPYFDNAPVYGNGPTMEDFTEMTPLTVGSPQQVIDRYASMRDAFGDYQRQLFLMDHAGLPLKMVLEQIDFLGQDVVPVLRRELQNDRPETVPDAPTHAARVTAKYGDDEPRQPRPNANRGDNVTGGSPYQDAPAPAGSAFGLGGKR from the coding sequence ATGAACGACACCAACAGCACAGCGATGCAGTTTGGGTTGATGTCCGTCAGCGATATCACGCGCGACCCGGTGTCGGGGGAGACGCCGAGCGAAGCGCAGCGGATCCGCGACATCGTCCGCATCGCGACGCATGCCGAGGAAGCAGGGCTCGACGTCTTCGCCCTCGGTGAGCACCACAACCCGCCCTTCTTCTCGTCGTCGCCGACGACGACCCTGGCGTTCATCGCGGCGCAGACGGAGCGACTGATCCTGTCGACGGCGACGACGCTGATCACGACCAACGACCCGGTCAAGATCGCCGAGGACTACGCGATGCTGCAGCACCTCGCTGGCGGCCGCACCGACCTCATCATGGGGCGAGGAAATACCGGGCCCGTCTACCCGTGGTTCGGCAAGGACATCCGCGAGGGCCTGCCGCTCGCGATCGAGAACTACCAGCTTCTGCACCGACTCTGGCGTGAAGACGTCGTCGACTTCGAGGGGCGCTTCCGCACGGCTCTGAATGGCTTCACCTCGACGCCGCGGCCGCTCGACGACGTGCCACCGTTCGTGTGGCACGGCTCCATCCGCACGCCCGAGATCGCCGAGCAGGCGGCGTATTACGGTGACGGCTTCTTCGCCAACAACATCTTCTGGCCGAAGGAGCACTACCAGCGCCTGATTGGGCTCTACCGCCAGCGGTACGCGCACTACGGCCACGGCACGCCCGAGCAGGCGATCGTCGGGCTCGGCGGGCAGGCCTTCATGGCGAAGAACTCGCAGGACGCGGCGGATCAGTTCCGCCCGTACTTCGACAACGCCCCCGTCTACGGCAATGGCCCGACGATGGAGGACTTCACCGAGATGACGCCGCTGACGGTCGGCTCGCCGCAACAGGTGATCGATCGCTACGCCTCCATGCGTGACGCGTTCGGCGACTACCAGCGCCAGCTCTTCCTCATGGACCACGCCGGCCTTCCGCTGAAGATGGTGCTCGAGCAGATCGACTTCCTCGGTCAGGATGTCGTCCCCGTGCTCCGCCGCGAGCTGCAGAATGACCGGCCCGAGACGGTCCCGGACGCGCCCACGCATGCCGCGCGGGTGACGGCGAAGTACGGCGACGACGAACCGCGCCAGCCGCGTCCCAACGCGAACCGTGGCGACAACGTCACCGGCGGATCCCCGTACCAGGACGCGCCGGCGCCAGCCGGCAGCGCGTTCGGGCTCGGAGGAAAGCGATGA
- a CDS encoding fumarylacetoacetate hydrolase family protein produces the protein MRFAHVILPESTDPALVHVTDAGVVAVADLIADGPVTLEQLIARGPQATAEIEAAASDYAGERIDVADVSFAPAVLTPPAIMAIGLNYAAHAGELSLTSDDTPTVFTLWPNSLAGHEGTTTWSRTISESVDFEAELGVIIGSPARDVSEEDALDHVFGYTVVNDISARNIQYSEAQWCRCKSFDDFTPVGPYVVTADEIPDPQQLAIWTSVDGAVMQDASTNQMIRSVAKLIAHLSTGITLMPGTLISTGSPGGSGYSRTPQVLLVDGSTVTVGVEGLGELTTHCRTVA, from the coding sequence ATGCGCTTCGCCCACGTGATCCTGCCGGAGTCCACCGATCCTGCCCTCGTCCACGTGACGGATGCTGGCGTCGTCGCCGTCGCCGACCTCATCGCCGACGGGCCGGTCACCCTCGAGCAGCTCATCGCGCGTGGACCGCAGGCGACCGCGGAGATCGAGGCCGCAGCGTCGGACTACGCGGGCGAGCGAATCGACGTCGCGGACGTCTCGTTCGCGCCCGCGGTGCTCACCCCGCCGGCGATCATGGCCATCGGCCTGAACTACGCGGCGCACGCGGGCGAGCTCAGCCTGACCAGCGACGATACGCCGACCGTCTTCACGCTGTGGCCGAACTCGCTCGCCGGCCACGAGGGCACGACGACCTGGTCGCGCACGATCAGCGAGTCGGTGGACTTCGAAGCCGAGCTCGGCGTGATCATCGGGTCGCCCGCGCGGGACGTGTCCGAGGAGGACGCTCTCGATCACGTCTTCGGCTACACCGTTGTCAATGACATCTCGGCACGCAACATCCAGTACTCCGAGGCGCAGTGGTGCCGCTGCAAGTCGTTCGACGATTTCACCCCCGTGGGCCCGTACGTCGTGACGGCCGACGAGATCCCGGATCCGCAACAGCTCGCGATCTGGACGAGCGTCGACGGCGCGGTGATGCAGGACGCGTCGACGAACCAGATGATCCGGTCGGTCGCGAAGCTCATCGCGCACCTGTCGACCGGCATCACGCTGATGCCGGGCACGCTGATCTCGACGGGCTCCCCCGGCGGATCCGGCTACTCGCGCACCCCGCAGGTGCTGCTCGTGGACGGTTCCACCGTCACGGTCGGCGTCGAGGGCCTCGGCGAACTGACCACGCACTGCCGCACCGTCGCGTAG
- a CDS encoding YceI family protein, with product MTIDIPGYKAGTYVLDSSHSDVNFEVRHMMISKVRGKFLVKQATLVLPENPLDATVEATADVASVDTNDEGRDGHLRSADFFDAENFPTISFASTGVREQGDGLVVDGDLTIKDVTRAVTFSLELGGFGSDPWGNYKGGATAEATIDREEFGLNWNAALETGGVLVGKTVKITLDLQGTLQA from the coding sequence ATGACCATTGACATTCCCGGATACAAGGCAGGCACCTACGTCCTCGACTCGTCGCACAGCGACGTCAACTTCGAGGTGCGGCACATGATGATCTCGAAGGTGCGGGGGAAGTTCCTCGTCAAGCAGGCGACGCTCGTGCTGCCGGAGAACCCGCTCGACGCGACGGTCGAGGCGACCGCTGACGTCGCGTCGGTCGACACGAACGACGAGGGTCGTGATGGCCATCTGCGCAGTGCCGACTTCTTCGACGCCGAGAATTTCCCGACGATCTCATTCGCCAGTACCGGCGTGCGCGAGCAGGGCGACGGCCTCGTCGTCGATGGCGACCTGACGATCAAGGATGTCACTCGCGCCGTCACCTTCTCGCTCGAGCTGGGTGGCTTCGGTTCCGACCCTTGGGGCAACTACAAGGGCGGCGCAACGGCCGAGGCGACGATCGACCGCGAAGAGTTCGGCCTCAACTGGAACGCCGCGCTCGAGACCGGTGGTGTGCTCGTCGGCAAGACCGTCAAGATCACGCTCGACCTGCAGGGCACGCTGCAGGCCTGA
- a CDS encoding FKBP-type peptidyl-prolyl cis-trans isomerase, translating into MTEERTKPEFEPPEGPAPAELEVHDIIVGTGDEAKPGATVTIHYAGVDYDSGEEFDSSWNRGEPAQFPLGMLIQGWQDGIPGMKVGGRRRLTIPPRLAYGESGAGHFLGGKTLIFIIDLVDAS; encoded by the coding sequence ATGACCGAAGAACGCACGAAGCCCGAGTTCGAACCGCCTGAGGGCCCGGCACCCGCGGAGCTCGAAGTTCACGACATCATCGTCGGCACTGGCGACGAGGCGAAGCCCGGCGCGACCGTCACGATCCACTATGCCGGCGTCGACTACGACTCCGGCGAGGAGTTCGACTCTTCCTGGAACCGCGGCGAGCCGGCGCAGTTCCCGCTCGGCATGCTCATCCAGGGCTGGCAGGACGGGATCCCCGGGATGAAGGTCGGCGGTCGACGCCGCCTGACGATTCCGCCGCGCCTCGCGTACGGCGAGTCCGGAGCCGGTCACTTCCTCGGCGGCAAGACCCTCATCTTCATCATCGACCTCGTCGACGCTTCCTGA